A single window of Papio anubis isolate 15944 chromosome 8, Panubis1.0, whole genome shotgun sequence DNA harbors:
- the LOC108587426 gene encoding beta-defensin 131A-like, which translates to MRVLFLIFGVLYLLSTVPPARSFIYIDECPSEYYNCRMKCNADEHAIRYCDDWTICCKLKNIEIEKLRRERKD; encoded by the exons ATGAGGGTCTTGTTTTTGATCTTTGGAGTCCTTTACTTGCTGTCCACAGTTCCTCCAG CCAGAAGCTTCATTTATATTGATGAATGTCCTTCAGAATATTATAATTGCAGAATGAAGTGCAATGCTGATGAACATGCAATTAGATACTGTGATGACTGGACCATCTGCTGCAAACTGAAGAACATTGAAATTGAAAAACTAAGGAGGGAGCGAAAAGACTAA